A region of the Candidatus Moraniibacteriota bacterium genome:
TAAATTTATAGAAAACTTTACCCTCACTGCGGAGATCAATATATTCTATGCTTTCTAATTTATCCCTAGTAATTTCTTTTTTAAAAATTATATCAAGAGAATCGATAGCGCTCATTAGGGAAAATTGGGTAGAAAAGTAGATCTTCACATCACTTTCAACTTTCACATCTATTTCATTGGCTACGTTTGAAGGCGTTGAATATGCGTCATCACCACTATTAATCTTTAAATCTATTCCTTTTAAAGCGTTTTTTATTCCGATAACATACTGTTCAAAATCATAATCTGTAATCTTTTGGCCTATCGCAATGTCCCTTTCACTCATATCATTTATTCTAATCAGGTGATTTTGGGATATTTCCGAAGAATTAAAATCAGCAACGCTATATGCAGTGCCATTTTCATCAATCAAAAAACATTTTTCTCCGGAACACCAAACTAATACTGCCTTTCTTTCGTCAATATTTATTGAAATAGAATCAGGAAATTCTTTAGAAACAGTTACGGCACGTATTTTTTTAAAATTATTTTTAAGCAATTCGGAAACTTTTTTCTCTGAAATAAAAAGAAAATTATCTTTTGGAATAATTTTCAAAAAATTTACCTGCAAATATCCACTCAAAGAATTCTGAATATCGAAACTGTTAATCTCATTATTACCAGTTATTTTTATATTACTCATCTTTAAATATCCCGAGAAAAAAAACATATAGAAGGACACCCCGAAAAAACTAATCAGCAGCATATAGAATATAAATCTTGATATCATGTTCAAAAATATCGACGACCTGCCGGGCATTTTTTTCGCGTTTTCATTTCCAGTGCAATTTTTTATATACATTTTCGCCATTTTTTTATATATCCATAAACAATGTTTCTAAAACAAGCCTAGGATTTGCATTTGTGTTTTTCAATATTTCTTCATTTTTTCGAATTTTTTCCATATCAGTATAGATTTTTTTACATTCAGCTTCATTTGATAACATAGCCTTTTTTCTCATTTCCCATAGCCAAATATCCAATTTTTCTATGGTTTTTGTTATATCTTTAGAAAGTTCTTCAGCTAGCATAAGTTTATCATTAATCGAGCCCTTAATAATTTTATTAAACCCATTAATAGCTTCTGAACGGAAAGATTTTTCTTCTTCATTTTCATTTATGATTTTTGCCAATCCCGGCCTTCCGGCTGAAAGATAAACAATATCTTTCGGAAAATTAATTTTCATTTCTTCATCATTAATTAAAGAAAATTTTATTATCTGCAAACGTGATTGGATTGTAGGCAGAATTCTGTCTATTTCATGTGTAACTAAAATTATTATAGTAGTCGGATTTGGCTCTTCAAGAATTTTAAGTAATGCATTTTGAGCCGAGATATTGAGTTTATGAGAATCATCAATGATCATAACCTTATATTTTCCATGGTAAGGGAATAGACTTAGCGCTTTTTTAGCCTCTCTTATAGATTCAATGGATATTTCTCGCTGTTTAGAGATACCTTTTTTTTCTAAAATTTCAGGAAAAACTATGATCAAATCGAGCAGAGCATCTTTACTAAAATCATTTATGTCTGAATTCATTTCTGTTCCCGAAATCGCATGCAGTGCGAATAATTTAGCTAGAGTGAATTTTCCTACCCGCTGCGGGCCGGAAAAAATATAAGCATGACTCAATGAATTGCTTCTTAGCGATTTTTGAAGAATTGAAAATGATTTCCGATTTCCAATAAAATCCATACTTAACTTTGCATTATTTTATTTATGTATTCCTTAAATTCTCTTTTAAATCTTTCTTCTGAAAAATTTTCAGCATGTTTTTTTATAAATTCTTTATCGTATTTATCTTCATTAATCATAAAGCGCCTGACACCATCAGCCAAAACTTCCGGCGTTTGCACGTCAAAAAATTCCCCAGATTTACCTTCGACGACAGTTTCCAATGCCCCGCCTTTGCGATAAGCTATCACCGGTATTCCCTCTTGCATAGCTTCAACCGGCGCAATTCCAAAATCAT
Encoded here:
- a CDS encoding FtsQ-type POTRA domain-containing protein, with the protein product MSNIKITGNNEINSFDIQNSLSGYLQVNFLKIIPKDNFLFISEKKVSELLKNNFKKIRAVTVSKEFPDSISINIDERKAVLVWCSGEKCFLIDENGTAYSVADFNSSEISQNHLIRINDMSERDIAIGQKITDYDFEQYVIGIKNALKGIDLKINSGDDAYSTPSNVANEIDVKVESDVKIYFSTQFSLMSAIDSLDIIFKKEITRDKLESIEYIDLRSEGKVFYKFKENNTENNKEQSQ
- a CDS encoding AAA family ATPase, which encodes MDFIGNRKSFSILQKSLRSNSLSHAYIFSGPQRVGKFTLAKLFALHAISGTEMNSDINDFSKDALLDLIIVFPEILEKKGISKQREISIESIREAKKALSLFPYHGKYKVMIIDDSHKLNISAQNALLKILEEPNPTTIIILVTHEIDRILPTIQSRLQIIKFSLINDEEMKINFPKDIVYLSAGRPGLAKIINENEEEKSFRSEAINGFNKIIKGSINDKLMLAEELSKDITKTIEKLDIWLWEMRKKAMLSNEAECKKIYTDMEKIRKNEEILKNTNANPRLVLETLFMDI